One genomic segment of Pandoraea sputorum includes these proteins:
- the rimM gene encoding ribosome maturation factor RimM (Essential for efficient processing of 16S rRNA) — protein sequence MVRSARERVPLKIGAEARRASGMRAEQVLAPVTEVPDDLVELGYIGDAYGIRGWIKVQPHTGDGEGLLSADCWYFRRPGESAYTKANVLHSRGHSGTVVAQLRGSENRTSAEALKGLQVWVPRSAFPSAGEDEFYWVDLIGAQVTNLQDESLGKVVGLLDNGVHTVLRVVYDIPATDGNPAKTAERLIPFVGQYVQTVDTEAGRIVADWGLDY from the coding sequence ATGGTTCGTTCCGCACGTGAGCGTGTGCCGCTGAAAATCGGTGCAGAAGCGCGTCGCGCCTCCGGCATGCGCGCCGAGCAGGTGCTCGCCCCGGTAACCGAGGTGCCCGACGATCTCGTCGAGCTCGGTTATATCGGCGATGCCTACGGGATTCGCGGCTGGATAAAGGTGCAGCCGCACACGGGTGACGGCGAAGGCCTGTTATCCGCAGATTGCTGGTATTTCCGTCGTCCAGGCGAATCGGCCTACACCAAGGCTAACGTGCTCCACAGTCGGGGGCATTCGGGAACCGTTGTCGCACAATTGCGCGGCAGTGAGAACCGGACGTCTGCCGAGGCGCTCAAGGGCCTTCAGGTCTGGGTGCCGCGCAGTGCATTCCCATCGGCTGGCGAGGACGAGTTTTACTGGGTCGACCTGATCGGCGCCCAGGTGACGAATTTGCAGGATGAATCGCTCGGCAAGGTTGTCGGTTTGCTGGACAACGGCGTACACACCGTTTTGCGGGTGGTGTACGACATACCGGCTACCGATGGCAATCCGGCGAAGACCGCTGAGCGGTTGATCCCGTTTGTTGGCCAGTACGTCCAGACCGTCGACACCGAGGCGGGACGCATTGTGGCTGACTGGGGTCTCGATTACTGA